CTCGTCATATCGGGTAATGTCAGAAACGGGAGAAAAGTTAGGTGATCTAATTGAAGCGGTCGAAGAGGTTACCTATGAAGATGAAATGCATCAGACGCTAATTGGCGGCGGAACGGTTATGATTGATCGCCGTCTCACCGGAGATTTTGAATTTAAGTCGGCCAGAAATGAAGATTATCTGTTGTGGTTGCGATTGTTGAAATGCGGTCATCGTGCCTATGGGCTGCCAGAAGATTTAGCACGATACCGAAAGCTGAAAGGATCACGTTCAAGCAATAAGCTAACATCGGCAATGGGTGTCTGGAAAATACACCGCCAGCATGAAGAATTGAATTTTTTTGAAGCGGCCATTTGTTTTTGTAGTTATGCGATAACATCGCTGCTGCGAAATTACCGGGTACGGCCTAGATAAAGGAGGCAGTTTATATGAAGGCTAAACGAATATTTGACTTGTTATTGGCTTGCGGTGCCTTAGTTATACTGGCTCCATTGCTTACAATTACGGCACTGGTCATAAAATTTGATTCAAGTGGACCGGTTATTTTTGCGCAACGGCGCGTCGGTTGTAAGGGTAAATTATTTTGCATGTACAAATTTCGTACTATGCGGGTTGGAACTCCGGAAGTAGCTACAGATCAGTTGGCGGATGCGCAGCGGCATATTACCAGAAGCGGCGCATTTCTGCGGAAATACAGCATCGATGAATTGCCGCAATTGCTCAATATTATCAAGGGCGATATGAGTCTTGTCGGACCACGCCCGGCATTGCCCAGTCAGAAAGAATTGGTTTGCCAACGTAGTGAAAGAGGAGTAGATGTGCTGCGTCCCGGCTTGACAGGATGGGCACAGGTAAATGGAAGAGATGAAATACTACTGGCGGAAAAAGTCAAACTGGACAACGAATACAAGGTGCGTCAGTCGTTTAGTTTCGATCTGTACATCATATGGCTGACTGTATATTCTGTGGTTCATGGTACTGGCGTCAAGAAAATGAAAACGGCTGGGAAAGTCAAGGGAATGGATGTCAGCACAAAAGGAGGGGGATAAAAATGATAATGACGAAACAAGATTATTTACTTTATTTAACGGCAGATCGAATTGCTTTGGGAGAGACGCGCATAAGTCCTAGATGGTTTGGTGATGAAATTTGGAAATTTCAGAGACTCTTGCGGAAGGCTGAATACCTGAAAAATTGCAAGAGCGGATTGTTTTGGCAATTATACTATCAATATGTTCAATTCAAACGTCATTATCTGGGGATTTTTTTAGGTCTGAGTATTCCTTTGAATGTATTTGGACCGGGGCTGTCAATTGTTCATTATGGCACGGTTATTGTGAATAGTGGGGCGGTTGTTGGCGCTAACTGTCGTATTCATGGCTGTGTTAATATCGGCAGCCAAGCAGGGAATGTTACACAGGCTCCAGTGATCGGCGACAACGTCTACATTGGACCGGGGGCAAAGCTGTTTGGTACGATCAAAATTGCCGACGGCATTGCAATCGGAGCAAATGCCGTCGTCAATAAGTCTTTTTTTGAGCGGAATATAACGATTGCCGGAATGCCGGCACGAAAAATATCTGAAAGAGGCGCAGGAGAATATGTAATTGATGCACTTGCTGCAGCGAAGCTACAGGTTGCAAGCGCATGAGATATGGGAAAATAGTATTGTTACTAATTTTGCTTGTAAGTTTTTGCGGTTGCAACTTTAATTTAATAGCATTAAAAACAGGGGATTCTCAGCCAATGTTGCATAACAATGCTAAAGAAAATGTACATAAGACGATGATAGAGATGGAGAGCTTTGGCGCAAAGGGGGATGGGACAACTGATGATACGGTGGCATTTCAAACAGCTGTGAACTCGTTAGCCAGCGATAAATGGTTACATATACCGGCTGGAACCTATATGGTGGATGAAATCATGTTGCGTGCTGGTGCTGAGCTAGTCGGAGATGATGGAGCTGTCATAAAAAGCAGGACAGTCGGCAAAGAAATTTTCCATATAGCTGTGGATAATGTAACATTGCGCAACCTGATCATTGACGGAGATATGAAACGAAAAAATGCAATAAAAATGCTGGAGGCCAATGGAATTACAATTGAAAACTGTGAGATTAGAAATACGTATGGAGACAGTGTAGAATCCGGTTCTTGGGCGATCCTAATAAAAGGCGGTAGCAACATTGCAATCCAGGACTGTTATTTTCATGATATCAGCGGTCCCGAAAATGGCGTTCAGGGCGACAGTGTCGGGGCCAATCGAGCAGTTTGGAGTTGGAATGTGGCATCGATGACAATTATGAATTGTAGATTTGAGGAAATACGCGGATTTGAGGATGGAGACTGTATACAGATAACGGGAGAAAATGGTTGGCATTCGGATGTGAAGATACAAGACTGCAATTTTAACGGGTTTTATAAAAGGGCTATCAAAGTGCAGACATCTGGCGTAAAGATTATTCACAATATGATGACTGCTCATCCGGAAGCCGATCAAAAACGCAATTTTCAGGCGGCTATATCGATTTTTGCTGGCGATAATTTGGTTGATAATAATGTGATTGTGTTGCATAATTCCCGACTGGGTGTGGATTTGAACGGCCGAAACTGTAAAGTCGTCAATAACATGATTAGCGTGGATGAAGCGGGGAACAATAAAAGAACAGCGGGTATATATGTTTCAGCAGCGGCCAGTAACAGCACTGTTGAAAACAATACGATTTGCAATATTGCCGATGCAATTGAAATTAACAAGACAAGCATTGGCGTTGTGGAAAGAAAAAATATTCGGCAGTGAGTAGTTCAATAAAGGAAGGTATGTATGGCGCGTGCGAGGCTGAAAACAAAAAAGCTTTTAACACCAGAATTAGAGCTGGCTCTCATCTGTTCAGGGCCGGAGGTAAGTGCGGATGCTAAAGGGAGATTGGCGGGGATTGCAAATGGAAAAATCGATTGGACGCTGTTTCTTAAGCTAGTAATGCGGCATCAGTTATTTCCGATGATTTATTGGAGATACAAAGAACGTTATCTGCCGGTGTTCCCCGTATCTGTTGTGGCGGAGTTGCAGAAGGCCGATCGAATGAACAAGATTAGAACGATGCAAATGACAATGGAAATGACGGAGTTGGTTAGAGGTTTGGCCGAGAGAGGCATCAGTGCAATTGTCGTCAAAGGAATACCACTGGCCCAGATGCTGTATCAGAATATAACGCATCGCACATCAAATGACATTGACATATTAGTTAGGCAAGACGAACTGGAAGCGGCAAAACAAGTGTTGGAGGAGAGGGGGTATGAGGCGGAAAAAGAGCAGTATTGCTTGATTCATGACGCTTTGCCAGAATGGATCGAACAGACACAGAGCGTCGCATGTTTTGATGCACGGCGCAAAATCATGGTTGATCTTACCATTTGCTTGGGATCCCATGGAGCTGTTATACCCTGGGAAGAAATTGAAGGTTGCATCGAAGAAATCATATTTGCGGGTCAGATGATCCGAGTGGTGAAAAAAGAGGTCTTGTTTTTACATTTGATTCTTCATGGTGCAGGGCATGCATGGTTTCGCTTAAAATGGCTCTTGGACATCGCCTATATACTGGAGAAAGGCGAAATTTCTTGGCGGGAGTTGTACCGATTAAGCGATAAAATCGGTGTTAGTCATATTGTGAATCAATCTTTACTCTTGGTACACGAGATTTGTGGTATCACTCTTCCAGAGAAAATTGAGCGGAAAGCCAGCAATAGTAAGGTTGCTTATAAATTAGCGCAACAGGCTATGGAGCTTATGAAAATCAGCGATTTTAATCCGGTTAAATTAGGTCCTATGCCGCCGAGTAAAACATATTTTTTATATAAAAAATATCGATTTTGCATGTTGCATAGCTGGAAACAAAGAATCCAATATGGTTATTATGAAGTTGTGAATCTAATCATGGGTATTGGCCGAGAATTGAGCATTAAGATTAGCGGATAAGTTTCGGCAGCATTGTATAAATGTGATGAAAAATGCAGATGAAGTTCGGCAATAGCAAGAAAGGAAGAACAACTATGAAGGATTATGCTAACGAGACGGGACGTAAAACATATCGTTACACCGTATACGGAATCAGTATTGAATCAGAATTGATGCTGCCTGAATTGAACATGACGGATAACAGCGTTACAGACGTAAAAATCGAAATCGGAAATGTAACGGATAAACTTGCGGTTGAAATACCGGACACAGGCAGTTATTGCTATTCGCAATCGGGAGAATTCATATATTGCGTAGAAGGGATCGGTGCATATCTGGTTTCGGGGGGCAGTCGAATTACAGTGCAACCTTATCGGCAGGCGGATGGGAATATGGTAAAGCTGTTTTTGCTAGGAACAATAATGGGAGTGCTGCTTATGCAGCGCGGATTGGCAGTGCTTCATGGGAGTTCGGTGCTAATCAATGGGCAAGGTGTTCTGTTTACGGGATTATCGGGTGCGGGAAAATCGACGATGGCTGCGGCCTTGCACCGACGTGGCTATTGTCTGATGGCTGATGACGTATCACCTCTACAGAGGGACGAACAAGGTCAGTTTTGGATTCAGCCTGGTTATCCGCAACAAAAATTATGGCAGGAAAGTGCGGAACTTGTCGGCATCAATACAGAAAATCTAGAAGTTGTTTCCGATGTATGGAAAAAATTTGCGTTGCCGCTCAAGGAAGGATTTCATGCGACTGCCGTCCCGTTGGCGGCTGTATATGAAATCGTTGCCCGTCAAGGCGGCGATATTGAAATTAGGCCGCTAAGAGGCGCAGCTAAAATGAGTATGATTATGGAAAACACATATCGCTGCGAACTGATGGATTGTTTAGGGCTGCGTATACAACATTTTGAGCAATGCGGTGCGATTGCTCGGCAATTGCCAGTGTTTCAACTGTCGCGCCCGGAGAAGGTGGATAGCTTACAGAAACAAGTGGAAGCTGTTGTGAGCCATTTGACTCAGCTTGACGCAAAACAGGCGTGAGCAAAATAAGCACATTATATATATAAACGGAGGCGACAAATGAAATCGACGAATAGTATTGAAATGGATACGATTGTAGTGCAGATAGAGGGGTTGGTGGCAGCCGATATGGATGGAGAAAAGGTCATGTTGAATATTACAACAGGAAAATACTTTGGTTTGGATCAAGTTGGTAGCCGAATTTGGGAATTGATTGAAACGCCCTGCGCCGTGTATGAAATTATTCAAAGTTTACGATTGGATTACGAGGTGCATGAGGAAACATGTCAAAAGGATGTACTGACTTTTCTAGGCCTCCTTCAGATACGTGGACTTATTACCATTGTTTAAACGATTGCGGCAATTTAATGGTTTGGCTTGGTGCGAGCAGAGTTTAATCATCCGAATTGTGATTCTCACGGCAGCGGCCCGCACAGCCATATTGTTGCTGCCGTTTTGCAAATTGTCGTTACTGCTAGGGAAGGAAAAGTCTGAATCGCCTGCCATGGCGACACAGCAGGAATACACGGCAGCCTGGCAGGTTGGTAGTATGATTGAACGCGTGAGCCGCTATACGCCGTGGCAAAGCAAGTGTCTTGTTCAGGCCTTGGTGGGGAAGTTGTTATTGCAGCGGCTGGGGATTGACGCAACGCTGTATATGGGGGTAGCGAAAGATGCGGATAATAAAATGATTGCGCATGCTTGGCTACGGTGTGGTGAAATGATCGTCACCGGGAGTGCTGGGCGGGAACAGTTCACGGTGGTTGGTTGCTTCGCAAGCAGGAAATAAAAAAGGCTACCGGCCATGAAAGGAGGTGATAACAATGAATAATGAAAAGACAGTTTGGACAGTGCCTCAGGTAACCGAGCTTTCGGTCGCAATGACCGAGTCGCAAAAGACTGGCGATCATTCGGATATGTGGACGGCCAGCCTAAATTTGTGCGGCGCGATACATTCTTAAGTTGTCGATGTCATTAGAGTAAATAGAAAAATAGTAAAGGAGGAAGATCAAAATGGAAAAAGCAATTTGGACGAGCCCGCAAGTTATGGAACTCGATATCAAAATGACGGAAGCTTATTATAACAAGAAGGGCGGAGGCAGCGACATGTATACCGGCGAGACGGGTATCAATGGTCAATTAA
This DNA window, taken from Azotosporobacter soli, encodes the following:
- a CDS encoding nucleotidyltransferase family protein encodes the protein MARARLKTKKLLTPELELALICSGPEVSADAKGRLAGIANGKIDWTLFLKLVMRHQLFPMIYWRYKERYLPVFPVSVVAELQKADRMNKIRTMQMTMEMTELVRGLAERGISAIVVKGIPLAQMLYQNITHRTSNDIDILVRQDELEAAKQVLEERGYEAEKEQYCLIHDALPEWIEQTQSVACFDARRKIMVDLTICLGSHGAVIPWEEIEGCIEEIIFAGQMIRVVKKEVLFLHLILHGAGHAWFRLKWLLDIAYILEKGEISWRELYRLSDKIGVSHIVNQSLLLVHEICGITLPEKIERKASNSKVAYKLAQQAMELMKISDFNPVKLGPMPPSKTYFLYKKYRFCMLHSWKQRIQYGYYEVVNLIMGIGRELSIKISG
- a CDS encoding sugar transferase, with the protein product MKAKRIFDLLLACGALVILAPLLTITALVIKFDSSGPVIFAQRRVGCKGKLFCMYKFRTMRVGTPEVATDQLADAQRHITRSGAFLRKYSIDELPQLLNIIKGDMSLVGPRPALPSQKELVCQRSERGVDVLRPGLTGWAQVNGRDEILLAEKVKLDNEYKVRQSFSFDLYIIWLTVYSVVHGTGVKKMKTAGKVKGMDVSTKGGG
- a CDS encoding glycosyl hydrolase family 28-related protein, with translation MRYGKIVLLLILLVSFCGCNFNLIALKTGDSQPMLHNNAKENVHKTMIEMESFGAKGDGTTDDTVAFQTAVNSLASDKWLHIPAGTYMVDEIMLRAGAELVGDDGAVIKSRTVGKEIFHIAVDNVTLRNLIIDGDMKRKNAIKMLEANGITIENCEIRNTYGDSVESGSWAILIKGGSNIAIQDCYFHDISGPENGVQGDSVGANRAVWSWNVASMTIMNCRFEEIRGFEDGDCIQITGENGWHSDVKIQDCNFNGFYKRAIKVQTSGVKIIHNMMTAHPEADQKRNFQAAISIFAGDNLVDNNVIVLHNSRLGVDLNGRNCKVVNNMISVDEAGNNKRTAGIYVSAAASNSTVENNTICNIADAIEINKTSIGVVERKNIRQ
- a CDS encoding lasso peptide biosynthesis PqqD family chaperone, giving the protein MKSTNSIEMDTIVVQIEGLVAADMDGEKVMLNITTGKYFGLDQVGSRIWELIETPCAVYEIIQSLRLDYEVHEETCQKDVLTFLGLLQIRGLITIV
- a CDS encoding lasso peptide biosynthesis B2 protein yields the protein MFKRLRQFNGLAWCEQSLIIRIVILTAAARTAILLLPFCKLSLLLGKEKSESPAMATQQEYTAAWQVGSMIERVSRYTPWQSKCLVQALVGKLLLQRLGIDATLYMGVAKDADNKMIAHAWLRCGEMIVTGSAGREQFTVVGCFASRK
- a CDS encoding glycosyltransferase family 2 protein, which encodes MNSNANFQSDLVSIITPAYNAEKFITETIKSVLDQTYQKWEMLIVDDCSTDATIDIVKKICVCDKRVILIESEKNGGPAAARNIGLKYAKGQYISFLDSDDTILPEKLDRQIKFMRSQLAAISFSSYRVMSETGEKLGDLIEAVEEVTYEDEMHQTLIGGGTVMIDRRLTGDFEFKSARNEDYLLWLRLLKCGHRAYGLPEDLARYRKLKGSRSSNKLTSAMGVWKIHRQHEELNFFEAAICFCSYAITSLLRNYRVRPR